From the genome of Ziziphus jujuba cultivar Dongzao chromosome 6, ASM3175591v1, one region includes:
- the LOC107405423 gene encoding rhodanese-like domain-containing protein 10 — protein MAVQLNNLYNSNASTWKLKVEVQLKLLKSTKQTKPPSLFRAYAASASTNARQLIESGDIKAITPREAATATGSEGYVLLDVRPVWEREKARVSGSLHVPLFVEDEDISPITLIKKWVHFGYIGLWTGQSFTTLNPDFLNQVVEVVPDKDTKLLVACGEGLRSLMAAWKLYNDGGYRKLGWLAGGFNRSSEGDFEGVEGPEKLEYATIGGVSYYFLQLLLLLRAVGKD, from the exons ATGGCAGTCCAGCTGAACAATCTCTACAATTCCAACGCTTCCACTTGGAAGCTGAAAGTAGAGGTCCAATTGAAACTTCTCAAAtccacaaaacaaacaaaaccacCATCATTATTTCGAGCCTACGCAGCATCAGCTTCGACCAATGCTCGGCAACTGATTGAGTCAGGAGACATCAAGGCCATAACACCCAGGGAAGCAGCCACAGCCACTGGGTCGGAGGGGTACGTGTTGCTGGATGTTAGACCGGTATGGGAAAGAGAGAAGGCACGTGTTTCTGGGTCACTGCACGTGCCTCTGTTCGTTGAGGACGAGGACATCAGTCCCATTACTCTGATAAAGAAATGGGTGcattttggttatattggtcTTTGGACTGGCCAGAGTTTTACGACCTTGAATCCTGATTTTCTCAACCAAGTGGTCGAAGTTGTTCCTGATAAGGATACAAAGCTGCTTGTGGCTTGTGGTGAAGGGCTAAG GTCTTTGATGGCAGCATGGAAGTTATATAATGATGGAGGGTACAGGAAGTTAGGATGGTTGGCGGGAGGATTCAATCGGTCATCGGAGGGTGATTTTGAAGGCGTTGAAGGGCCAGAAAAATTGGAGTATGCCACAATTGGTGGTGTCTCATACTACTTTCTTCAATTGCTCTTACTTTTACGAGCTGTGGGCAAAGACTAA
- the LOC107430846 gene encoding probable pyridoxal 5'-phosphate synthase subunit PDX1, protein MAGSGVVAVYGNGAIAETKSKSPFSVKVGLAQMLRGGVIMDVVNAEQARIAEESGACAVMALERVPADIRAQGGVARMSDPQLIKEIKQAVTIPVMAKARIGHFVEAQILEAIGIDYVDESEVLTPADDENHINKHNFRIPFVCGCRNLGEALRRIREGAAMIRTKGEAGTGNIIEAVRHVRSVMGDIRVLRNMDDDEVFSFSKKIAAPYDLVMQTKQLGRLPVVHFAAGGVATPADAAMMMQLGCDGVFVGSGVFKSGDPAKRARAIVQAVTHYSDPEILTEVSCGLGEAMVGLNLKDEKVERFANRSE, encoded by the coding sequence aTGGCAGGTTCTGGAGTAGTGGCGGTTTACGGTAACGGAGCAATCGCAGAGACGAAGAGCAAATCTCCGTTCTCCGTGAAAGTAGGTCTGGCACAGATGCTCCGTGGAGGTGTTATAATGGACGTCGTGAACGCCGAGCAGGCCCGGATAGCCGAGGAATCCGGAGCCTGCGCCGTCATGGCCTTGGAACGCGTTCCGGCTGATATCCGAGCCCAAGGTGGTGTGGCCCGCATGAGCGACCCACAACTCATCAAGGAAATCAAACAGGCCGTGACCATACCAGTCATGGCCAAAGCCCGAATCGGACACTTCGTGGAGGCCCAAATCTTGGAAGCCATAGGCATAGATTACGTGGACGAGAGCGAGGTCCTTACTCCCGCCGACGATGAGAACCACATAAACAAGCATAATTTCAGAATCCCCTTTGTCTGCGGCTGCCGGAACCTCGGCGAGGCTCTTCGGCGAATCCGCGAAGGCGCGGCGATGATTCGGACCAAAGGAGAGGCCGGAACCGGGAACATCATCGAAGCCGTCAGGCACGTGAGGTCGGTGATGGGGGATATTAGGGTTTTGAGGAACATGGATGACGACGAGGTTTTCTCTTTCTCGAAGAAGATTGCGGCGCCATACGATTTGGTTATGCAGACGAAGCAGTTGGGGAGGCTTCCGGTGGTGCACTTCGCTGCCGGTGGGGTGGCTACGCCGGCAGATGCAGCGATGATGATGCAGCTGGGATGCGACGGCGTTTTTGTTGGTTCTGGGGTTTTCAAGAGCGGTGACCCTGCGAAGCGGGCCAGAGCGATTGTTCAGGCCGTGACGCATTACAGCGACCCGGAGATTCTGACGGAGGTGAGCTGTGGGTTGGGCGAGGCTATGGTGGGTCTGAATTTGAAGGATGAGAAAGTGGAAAGGTTTGCTAATCGGTCTGAATGA